Part of the Corynebacterium efficiens YS-314 genome is shown below.
GTCACCCGGGACTTCAAGCTGCTTGGCGACGTCACCTTCGATCGCGTCGTCCTCGATGAGGCGCAGGCCATCAAGAACTCCTCCACGAGGATCTCCAAGGCGGTACGCTCCCTGCCGTCACGTCACCGGGTGGCCCTGACCGGTACCCCGGTGGAGAACCGCCTGGCGGAGATGCGGTCCATCCTCGACTTCTGCAACCCGGGGGTCCTGGGCAGCGCGTCCTTCTTCCGCAACCACTTCGCCAAGGCGATCGAACGTGACCAGGACGATGAGATGACCGAGCGTCTGCGTCAGCTCACCGCACCGTTCATCCTGCGCCGCCTCAAGACCGACACCGCCATCATCGATGACCTGCCGGAGAAATCCGAGCAGATCATCCGGGTGGACATGACCGCGGAGCAGGCCTCCCTGTACAAGGCACTGGTTGATGATGTGCAGCAGCAGCTCAGCCAGCGGCAGGGCATGTCACGCAAGGGGCTGGTGTTGGCCACCATCACCCGCATCAAACAGATCTGCAACCACCCCGCGCACTTCCTCAATGACGGCTCCCCGCTGACCCTGCGGGGGCGTCACCGTTCCGGCAAGGTGGAGGCCCTGATGGATCTGCTCGATGATGCGGTGGCGCAGGAGCGTCGCATGCTGATCTTCACGCAGTACACCGCCTTCGGCCAGCTCCTGGCCCCGTACCTCTCTGACCGCCTGGGGGTGGATATCCCGTTCCTCCACGGTGGGGTGAGCAAACTGGGGCGTGACCGGATGGTCGCCCGTTTCCAGGCCGGGGACGGTCCACCGGCGATGATCCTGTCGCTCAAGGCCGGCGGCACGGGGCTGAATCTCACCGCCGCGTCGATCGTGGTGCACATGGACCGCTGGTGGAACCCGGCGGTGGAGAACCAGGCCACCGACCGTGCCTTCCGCATCGGTCAGAAGAACAATGTGGATGTGTACAAGATGATCACCGCCGGCACCATGGAGGAGTCCATCCAGGACATCCTCGACGGCAAGATGCATCTGGCCAGCGCCATCGTCGGCGAGGGTGAGGGTTGGATCACCGAGCTCAACCCGGAGGAGCTGGCCGCCCTGATGAGTTACCGTGAGAGGGAGGGTGCTGATGTCTGATGAGGCACAGGGGGCGTCCCGTCGCCCCCGGATGGACAATGTCATCTACGCCAATTTCGGTGCGAAGACCCAGGTGACCAGCACCGAACCGGAGAAGGGTGAGCAGACCGGCCGGATCCGGCAGAAACGCTTCAGCCCCACCGGCAACCGCGTGGTCCAGCTGACCCTGAAAAACGCCGACTCGGGTCGTATCCGGCGCGGGGAGGACTACTACCGCAACGACAATGTCACCGGGGTGCAGGTGCTCGAGGGTCGGATCTCGTGCAAGGTGGCCGGGTCCCAGAATGAGCCTTTCGACGTCCTGATGACCTTCCCCTACCGCGGCTCTGAGAAACTCCGTGCGGCGTATGCCACCATCGCCGAGACCCCCAACGGCATGAAACTGGTGCGAGAGGGCCGGCTGACCTCCGCGATGCTCGATCATCTGATCGGCGATCCGGATGAGTCGATCTACTTCGACTGCACCTGCCCCGACCGTACGCTGGTATGTAAACATGCCGTGGCCACCGCCTATGTGGTGGCGGAGAAGATGACCGCCAACCCGTCGATGGTGCTGGACATGCGCGGGCAGGGGATGGCCGGTCTGGAGGCGCTGATCAACACCTTCCACACCCGTGGCGAGGAGGAACCGGAGACCAACGAGTCCTTCTGGGAGGGCCACACCCTGCCGGATCTGCCGAACCCGAAGGTGGCGGCCGCCATCGATGATTCCGACATCAACTACCTGCACCGGGCCCTGAGACTGGTGTCCTACACCTCCCTGGAACAGTTGCGCGCGGTCAGTGACATCGAGGACATGTATGAGATCCTCACCTCCACCCACCCGAGCCAGCGCATCGATGATGACGACGCCGATGAGGAATGACCCTGTCACCCGTGGTAGCAAGCAGCGGGTGCCCCCGTGTCCACCCCGTGTGCTGAGATGGATGACATGACTGACAGCGTGACATTCCTGCACTCCTCGGACCTCCAGATCGGCATGACCCGGTGGTTCCTCTCCGCCGAGGCCCAGGCCCGTTTCGATGATGACCGCATCCGGTCCATCGAACGGATGGGGGAGGTGGCGGTGGCCCATGGCTGCCGGTTCATCGTCGTGGCCGGGGATGTTTTCGAACATAATTCCCTGCACCAGCAGACCACCGGGCGTGCCCTTGATGCCCTCCGGGCCCTGCCGGTGCCGGTGTATCTGCTACCCGGCAACCATGATCCCCTCACCGCGGATTCCATCTTCTACCGGATGGAGGACATCGACACGGTCACGGTGCTCAAGGACACGGACGTGCGTGAGATCCTCCCCGGGGTCGAACTGGTCGGGGCACCGCTGTTGAGCAAGACCGCCACCACGGATCTGGTCCGTGCGGCCCTGGAACCCCTGGAACCCACCGATAACATCCGCATCGCGGTGGGCCATGGTCAGGCAGAAGCCCACACCACCGATGCCCGCGCTGACCTCATCGATTTGTCCTACGTGGAATCCCGGCTGGCGGACGGCACCATCGACTACCTCGCGCTGGGTGATACCCACTCGGCTGAACCGGTGGGTGCCACCGGCCGGGTGTGGTTCTCCGGTGCCCCGGAAACCACCGATTTCCACGACCTGGACCCCACCCGTGTCGGCGGCGAGGTCAACTCCGGCAACGTCCTGGTGGTCACCGCCTCCAAGGGCCATGCGGAGGTGGAACAGGTCCCGGTGGGCAAATGGGTCTTCGAGGCACTCAACCGGG
Proteins encoded:
- a CDS encoding metallophosphoesterase family protein: MDDMTDSVTFLHSSDLQIGMTRWFLSAEAQARFDDDRIRSIERMGEVAVAHGCRFIVVAGDVFEHNSLHQQTTGRALDALRALPVPVYLLPGNHDPLTADSIFYRMEDIDTVTVLKDTDVREILPGVELVGAPLLSKTATTDLVRAALEPLEPTDNIRIAVGHGQAEAHTTDARADLIDLSYVESRLADGTIDYLALGDTHSAEPVGATGRVWFSGAPETTDFHDLDPTRVGGEVNSGNVLVVTASKGHAEVEQVPVGKWVFEALNRELTSDEDIEEFLTTLRAYPDKSRTVIKYGLQGTITLEQNRRLEEGLASLEDIFASLKPRERTTDLVLEPGDEELANLDVTGYAAEALRELVDAVTEGPASEVDRDALNLMFRLSREN
- a CDS encoding 2-oxo acid dehydrogenase encodes the protein MSDEAQGASRRPRMDNVIYANFGAKTQVTSTEPEKGEQTGRIRQKRFSPTGNRVVQLTLKNADSGRIRRGEDYYRNDNVTGVQVLEGRISCKVAGSQNEPFDVLMTFPYRGSEKLRAAYATIAETPNGMKLVREGRLTSAMLDHLIGDPDESIYFDCTCPDRTLVCKHAVATAYVVAEKMTANPSMVLDMRGQGMAGLEALINTFHTRGEEEPETNESFWEGHTLPDLPNPKVAAAIDDSDINYLHRALRLVSYTSLEQLRAVSDIEDMYEILTSTHPSQRIDDDDADEE